The bacterium genomic sequence GATCTTCTGCCAGATGTCGTTGGCGTCGGGCTTCCACAGCCGCACCGGGAAGCTTGCCGTCTGGTTGCCCAGGGTCGCCTGGATGTGGTCCTTGTCGGAGTAGATGTAGTCGACCGTCTCGCCTTCGCGGATCCGCATCAGGCCCTCGTAGCCCATGTACCGCGTCATGGCCGATCCGATCAGGATCACCACGATGGCCACGTGGACGAAGGCGAAGCCCAGCTGCTTCGGCTTGTAGGGCCAGCGGCGGAAGAAGAGCAGCATCAGGCTGATCGTCAGCAGGCCCAGCACGATCTCGAACCAGGTGGCGGCGTAGACGAGATCGTAGGCGCCGTCGCGCCCGACGCGCGACTCGATGAAGGTGGCGCGGGCCGAGGAGATGGCCACCACGGCCATCAGGAAGGCGCTCAGCTTGAGGGACGAGAGGAAGGCGACGACGGGGTTCTTGAAGAATCCGTTCACAATGGGACCATCCAGGGCTGACAGGATCCGGTTTCCCGGGGGAACAGGAAATCGAAAATTCCCGTTCTATTTTACCAGTGTTTTGGTGGGGGAAATATAGTGTCTCGCCCCCACCCGCGCCGCAAAAATCGGAACAGGTTGCGATTATTTTCACAACCACCTGTAGGGTGGACTGCCGCGGGCCTTTCGCTTAAATTCGGCGCACTTAAGGCGTTGCCCCCCGTCCCCGCAAGGAGTCTCCGATGACCCGGACCAACCTGCTGCTCCTCCTCTGTGTTCCCGTTTTCCTCTGCGCGGCGGCCGACGCCTCGGCCCTCGACCTGGGCGGCCACGACCGCGACGGCATGGTCCTGGGCCTGGACCTGGGCTACGGCTGGAACGGCGTCAACTACGACCTCGGCGAGCTGTCGGTCGAGCACGACGTCGAGGCCTTCACCGGCGGCTTCAAGATCGGCTGGGCCCGCAGCGACAAGCTGGTCGGCTTCATCGGGCTCTCGGGCTGGAAGCGGAGCTACAACGTGGGCGTGCCGGCCACGGCCACCAACTTCAATTTCGCGGCCGAGGTGTACTGGTACCCCACCGGCCAGGGCTTCTGGGCCAAGGGCGGCCTGGGCGCCGGCTCCCTCGACCTGTACGTGAACACCGTCCTGACCGAGAACCGCATCGACGAGAAGGGCAGCGGCCTGCTGACCACCCTCGGCGTCGGTTACGAGTTCCGGGTCAGCGGCACCGCGGCCTTCGGCTTCGCCTACGACTACACGCGGGTCGACGTGGGCGACCTGGGCCCGGCCGCCGACGCCGTGACCGAGAACCACGTCTTCGCCATGACGCTGCGCTGGTACCAGGACTAGTTCTCCCCGGCCCCGCGATCCGACGCCGGTCCCCTCCCGCGGGGCCGGCGTCCCTTCTTCCGGGGCAACCCCGTCCGCCTTTTCCGGCCCCGCAAACGGCTTTCCCGGCCCTCCATCGTGACTTGGAGAATCGTCACATTCCGCCTCGTTCCCTGTCAGGGTGTGGACTTTCCTGCCTCCGGATCGGCCCGCAAGCGGACTCTGCCCCTTACGGTTTTCTGCAACCGGAAAATCCTGCCGATGACAACGGCCGTGCCAATGTGACACCTGGCGCGTTACACATTTCTCACATATCATCAAATACAGCATCACCTATTTTGCCCATTTTCATGACGAAAGTTTGAGTTAAGTTCTCAAAACAAAAAATTTCTTGACCGTTTCGTCAGACTGGTGCTAGTCTGGCGACGAATCGAACTCGCTGCGGCCGCGCCCCGCGGGAGGAGAACAGCCGACGCCACGGCCCTTCCGCAACCGGCCCCCGGATCAGACGGAGCTCATCCGGCTTCACAGGGACCCCGCTCCCCCTCCCAGGAGCCAGCATGATCATCCGTGCCCAGATTCGCCTGCGGGCGCTCGTGTTCGTTTTCCTTTTCGCGGCCCTGACCCTCAGCGGCGCCTTCGCGCCGGCCCTGGCCAAGACCCCCTACCGCATGACCAGCGATTGCGAGGGCGATCCCGGTGACGGGGTGCTCGACCCGGCGGCCGACCGCGGCGATTCCGGCGAGAACGACCCGCGTGGGCAGGAAGTCACCGAGACCGCGTCGTTCGTCGCGGGCTGGAGCGGCGACGTGCTGCCGTTCTTCGTGCCCGACGCCGGCACCGGTCGCCTGACGGTCGTCCTGATTCCGCGCGGCGCATGGCTCGGCGCGTTCGGAGGCCTGGACCGTTACGGGAGGTTCCACGATGCGCCGTGACCTCCGCACCCCGGCGACGGGTGCGGCCGGCGCGGCCGGCGTCCCCGCCGCCTACCACGAGGCCCGGCTGGCGTACCGTCAGGGCCGCATCGCCGACGCCCTCCTGGCCCTCGACGACCTGCTCGAGGCCCCCGAGCTGCTGGCCGACCCGGCCCGGCGCGACGCCGCCCTGCTGCGGGCATGGTGCCTGATCGAGCGCAAGGATCCGGACGCCGCCCGCGCCTGGCTGCGCACGGCCCGCGAGGCGCGTCTGGTGCCGTCCGGCGACGTGACGGCCCGCGTCATCGACCTGAACGCCCGGCTCTACGCCGAGGACCACGAGGCCATCGCCGCCGAGGCCGAAGAGCTGCTGACGACCTGCGTCGATCCGGCCGACCTGGACCACGCCGAGCTGCGCCTGATCCTCGGCGCGTCCCTGCGCTGGCAGGGCCGGCTGGAGGACGCCCTCGGCCACGTCGAGTTCGCCTGCTCGGCCTTCACCGTGCTCGACGAGCCCGGACGCTGCGCCGTCGCGGCCAATTTCCTCGGCTGGACCTGCCTGTCCCTCGGCCGCCTGACCGAGGCCCGGCGCTGGTTCGAGAAGAGCCTCGGCATCAACACGCGGCTTGAAGCCCCCGCCCGCATGGCGCAGAACTACCAGAACCTGGCCATCGTCTGCTACAAGCAGGGCGACTACGCCCTGGCGGTCGAGCTGCTGGAAAAGGAACTGGAGCTCGTCCGGCCGCATCCGGACATGACGTGCCGCGCCCTGATCGCCCTGGGCAACGTGCGGCGGCTGCAGGGCGAGTACTTCGCCGCCCGGGCGGTCCTGCTCGACGCCTTCGCCCTGGCCGAGCAGCACGGCTACCGCCGCGAGCAGGTGCTCGCCCTGGAGTTCCTGGGCGACGTCTTCCGCGACGAGAACCGGCCGGCCGAAGCCCGCATGTACTACTCGCGCGGCCTGGCCGTGGCGCGCGAGCTGGCGCCGCGGGGCGACCTGGTCATGGAGCTGCTGCGGCGGCGGGGCGAGTGCCTCGACCGCGAAGGCGCCCACCGCGAGGCCGAAGCCGTCCTGCACCAGGCCCTCGAACTGGCCCGCGAGGTCGGCGACGGATTCGAGACCGCGGTGATCCACCGTTGCCTCGGCGTGAACGCCGCCCGGCTCGGCCGCTGGCAGCTGGCCCAGCGCGAGCTGGAAACGGCGCTCGAAGGCCTGCAGGGACTCGACGCCCGCTACGAAGCCATGGTGGCCAGCTACGAGCTGTCGCGCCTGCTGCTGCGCCGGATCGACGCCGGCCAGGTGGGGGGCCAGTCGGGGCCCGTCCTCGAGGCGGCCTGGCAGCACGGCCTGCGGGCCCAGCAGTGGGGCCAGGAAACCGAGAGCCCGGTGCTCGTGCGCGAGATCGCCGAACACCTGGGCGAGATCGCCCGGC encodes the following:
- a CDS encoding sigma 54-interacting transcriptional regulator — translated: MRRDLRTPATGAAGAAGVPAAYHEARLAYRQGRIADALLALDDLLEAPELLADPARRDAALLRAWCLIERKDPDAARAWLRTAREARLVPSGDVTARVIDLNARLYAEDHEAIAAEAEELLTTCVDPADLDHAELRLILGASLRWQGRLEDALGHVEFACSAFTVLDEPGRCAVAANFLGWTCLSLGRLTEARRWFEKSLGINTRLEAPARMAQNYQNLAIVCYKQGDYALAVELLEKELELVRPHPDMTCRALIALGNVRRLQGEYFAARAVLLDAFALAEQHGYRREQVLALEFLGDVFRDENRPAEARMYYSRGLAVARELAPRGDLVMELLRRRGECLDREGAHREAEAVLHQALELAREVGDGFETAVIHRCLGVNAARLGRWQLAQRELETALEGLQGLDARYEAMVASYELSRLLLRRIDAGQVGGQSGPVLEAAWQHGLRAQQWGQETESPVLVREIAEHLGEIARRRLLGAEHKSWSASFATHRAVTSRVVAVSRAMQQVLRRCDGFARYGTPVLLSGEPGTGKELLAHRIHENSHRGARPLIRVDCAAPGGDGLAREIFGHLVDGQATPGLVSQAEGGTLLLAGIEHLPRDLQARLLRLIQEGIYRPEGTAREQRGDVRLIATSSADLAGLADRNGFRQDLYFRLRLMSVHVPALRERPEDVVPLLDHFLCRLEGSSLPARTLLGVENLGRLAEHGWPGNADELETLAQQAWLLRDLGRPLTLAVEEGSDGRRRLAFAERPPAGRRAGGLTRAALDDLIARTGGNKARVARNLGISRVTLYRWLRQAESGPAS